The proteins below come from a single Verrucomicrobiia bacterium genomic window:
- a CDS encoding DUF5666 domain-containing protein, with protein MKKLLGFAIAVAGVIAASVAVSGFGQDPAPSGKLFIYSGILRSMDRQARTITVEASAVSQKFVVPTDTEIIVKDNKPKADLSDLMVGDSIQVRYTEDDGTFVAHQISVLGVKSP; from the coding sequence ATGAAGAAGCTCTTGGGATTTGCGATAGCGGTCGCGGGTGTGATCGCCGCCAGTGTGGCAGTCAGCGGGTTCGGACAGGATCCGGCACCGTCAGGGAAACTCTTCATCTACAGCGGTATCCTGCGCTCCATGGACCGACAGGCGCGCACGATCACGGTGGAAGCTTCAGCCGTCAGCCAGAAGTTTGTCGTTCCCACGGATACTGAAATCATCGTCAAGGACAACAAACCGAAAGCCGATCTTTCCGACCTGATGGTCGGCGACAGCATTCAAGTGCGGTACACTGAAGACGACGGGACATTCGTCGCACACCAAATCTCGGTCCTGGGAGTGAAATCCCCGTAA
- a CDS encoding response regulator transcription factor, giving the protein MKSQTKPTEKAGKRRVLIVDDHAVLREGLALVINVQPDLLVCGEAATVAGGLQAVTATQPDIALVDLSLTGGSGLELVKDLKASHPNLLTLVLSLHDEALYAERVLRAGARGYIMKRSSTPELLAAIRKVLDGEIYLSERMGSLVVRQALGDPESATSGDPLEQLSDRELEVFQLLGEGHGTREIAQQLGLSMKTVSCYRQNIQAKLQLKDSAGLVQRAVHWAANLRAR; this is encoded by the coding sequence ATGAAAAGTCAAACCAAGCCAACAGAGAAAGCCGGAAAGCGGCGGGTACTCATCGTCGATGACCACGCGGTGTTGCGCGAGGGTCTGGCACTGGTGATCAATGTCCAGCCCGACCTGCTCGTGTGCGGCGAGGCCGCCACTGTGGCCGGCGGGCTGCAAGCCGTGACCGCAACGCAGCCGGATATCGCGCTCGTCGATCTTTCATTGACAGGCGGTAGCGGACTCGAGCTCGTCAAGGACCTCAAGGCGTCGCACCCCAACCTACTCACACTGGTATTGTCGCTGCACGATGAGGCGCTCTATGCCGAGCGGGTGCTGCGCGCCGGCGCCAGGGGCTACATTATGAAACGGTCTTCGACCCCCGAGCTCCTGGCGGCAATCCGTAAGGTCCTCGATGGCGAAATCTACCTGAGCGAAAGGATGGGGTCCCTGGTCGTCCGCCAGGCGCTCGGGGACCCGGAATCGGCAACCAGCGGCGATCCGCTGGAACAGCTCAGCGATCGGGAATTGGAAGTGTTCCAGCTTCTCGGCGAGGGACACGGTACGCGCGAGATTGCGCAACAACTCGGATTGAGCATGAAAACGGTTTCGTGTTACCGGCAAAACATCCAGGCCAAGCTGCAACTGAAAGATTCCGCCGGACTGGTACAGCGCGCCGTCCATTGGGCAGCGAACCTGCGCGCACGCTGA
- a CDS encoding low affinity iron permease family protein yields MRGSTTKTSDLFSRIARRASRAMGQPHTFVAAILVIVLWATLGPVFHFSDTWQLIINTGTTIVTFLMVFLIQNTQNRDSDAIQVKLDELIRTSKAHNALLDLEELGQEDLDRIKKRYEDLAEKARKELKTGKRDTNSPLIKAD; encoded by the coding sequence GTGAGAGGATCAACGACAAAGACCAGCGACCTTTTCAGCCGAATCGCCAGGCGCGCGTCGCGAGCGATGGGCCAACCCCATACATTTGTCGCCGCAATCCTGGTTATCGTTCTCTGGGCAACGCTTGGCCCCGTGTTTCATTTCAGCGACACCTGGCAATTGATCATCAATACCGGCACGACGATCGTGACTTTCCTCATGGTATTCCTCATCCAAAACACCCAAAACCGCGACAGCGACGCCATTCAAGTGAAATTGGATGAACTGATCCGCACCAGTAAAGCCCACAATGCTTTGCTGGACCTGGAGGAGTTGGGCCAGGAAGACCTGGACCGCATCAAGAAGCGTTACGAGGATTTGGCGGAAAAAGCCCGCAAGGAATTAAAGACTGGCAAGAGAGACACAAATAGTCCGCTGATAAAGGCCGATTGA
- a CDS encoding DUF5666 domain-containing protein, protein MRRTRCSYWLGAGLGAAALLLVATAWADNDPNSGASTPAQPGQSDTGKDQREQRLTGRITAIDTAAQTVTVKGTLMSKVIKVGSDAQIAVEGNTSAALSDLKVGDRVELSYRAEGDTLTALRITRTSSGSKESSGAPSGSY, encoded by the coding sequence ATGAGGAGGACAAGATGTAGTTATTGGTTGGGAGCCGGCCTTGGCGCGGCTGCCTTGCTGCTGGTCGCGACGGCATGGGCTGATAACGATCCAAATTCCGGGGCCAGCACCCCGGCCCAACCCGGCCAGTCGGACACAGGCAAAGATCAACGCGAGCAGCGACTCACCGGCCGCATCACGGCCATTGATACCGCGGCCCAAACCGTGACCGTGAAGGGCACGCTGATGAGCAAGGTCATCAAGGTGGGTTCCGACGCGCAGATTGCCGTCGAGGGCAATACGTCAGCCGCATTGAGCGACCTGAAAGTCGGCGACCGCGTTGAGTTGAGTTATCGAGCGGAAGGCGACACGCTAACCGCATTGCGCATCACTCGCACAAGCTCGGGATCCAAAGAGTCCAGCGGGGCCCCGTCTGGCTCGTACTAG
- a CDS encoding chemotaxis protein CheB, whose protein sequence is MARNRRRTKSRTFPIVGVGASAGGLEAFRQMLEKLPLNTGMGFVFVQHLDPTHASQLAELLSRATRLPVFEARNRMAVKPNHVYVIPPNKSIAMAGRVLKLTPRAKGQTHNMPVDAFLRSLAKECGRSCIGVILSGTATDGAEGMKAIRAEGGITFAQDEKSAKYDGMPRAAVATGCVDFVASPLAIANELVRISRHPYINHPHPVKAVVAGEDMSNELNHIFRLLRSVAGVDFTHYKPNTIRRRILRRMAVHRLHKLEQYATYLDHHPEEVETLYEDLLISVTGFFRDAGAFNMLKKKVFPNIINGRRNSDAIRIWVPGCSTGEEVYSLAILLLEYLGDRAGNIPIQIFATDISERALAKARSGLFPENIVTEVSYPRLRRYFARVPGGYQISKVVRELCILAKQNVAKDPPFSNLDLISCRNVLIYLNPLLQKRVIPTFHYALRPNGFLFLGGSETTTGFEQLFGPVDRKHRIYVKRATATRPVVDFSPGDYPVSEAATPRKPAIEVGTVDIQREADRILLGRFAPATVLINGDMEILQFRGHTGLYLEPAPGSASLNLLKMAREGLFMELRTAVHKARRRGVSIRREGLRVKSNGGSRDVNIEVVPIKSNGTRERYFLVLFEDGDGHRPPEEVVTGVRTGRAEKLEKTTVRLEQELTATKEHMQSAVEELEDANEELKAANEEIQSSNEELQSTNEELETAKEELQSTNEELTTVNEELQNRNTELGQSNNDLINLLTSVNLPILMLGPDLRVRRITPAAEKVLHVVPTDIGRLVTDLRLPIDVPYLGRMIAESIDSLSVKTREVQDRDGHWYLLRIRPYRTTENKIDGAVIKLLDIDPLKRSLQEAEAARDFANAIVETVREPLVVLNQRLRVQASNRAFHRLFHVTKEETEGKFIYDLGGKQWNIASLRELLEDILPRNLHFTDFEVDHVFPKIGRRIMLLNARRLQRDREDTHMILLAIEDVTERKRLEKAVLDISETEQQRIGRDLHDGLGQHLTGIGFMSESLEDRLAANALPEAAALAAKVTSRIKEAVTQTRDLAKGLFPVELKTQGIVPALQKLALNTERLFQITCDCKGEMSLQIRNESVSRHLYRIAQEAVFNAVKHSQGKHIHIHLTGEGDRVTLTIKDDGVGINRRKVDDADMGLHIMRYRASVIGGKLDIRRGPHGGTIVTCVVEDADGGGGGGDEKSNQANRESRKAAGTHRR, encoded by the coding sequence ATGGCAAGAAATCGAAGACGAACCAAGAGCAGGACGTTTCCCATCGTCGGCGTCGGCGCATCGGCGGGCGGGCTGGAAGCCTTTCGTCAGATGCTGGAGAAGCTGCCGCTCAACACGGGTATGGGCTTCGTGTTCGTGCAGCACCTCGATCCCACGCATGCGAGCCAACTGGCGGAACTGTTGTCGCGCGCGACCCGGTTGCCGGTTTTCGAGGCGCGCAATCGGATGGCGGTGAAGCCCAACCATGTCTATGTCATCCCGCCCAACAAGAGCATCGCCATGGCCGGCCGCGTGTTGAAGTTGACTCCGCGCGCCAAGGGGCAGACCCACAATATGCCCGTCGATGCTTTCCTGCGGTCGCTGGCCAAGGAATGTGGACGGAGCTGCATCGGCGTGATTCTGTCCGGCACGGCCACGGATGGAGCGGAGGGAATGAAAGCGATCCGGGCCGAGGGTGGCATCACGTTTGCGCAGGATGAGAAGTCGGCGAAATACGATGGGATGCCGCGCGCCGCAGTGGCGACGGGTTGCGTGGATTTCGTGGCATCACCGCTGGCCATTGCGAATGAGTTGGTGCGAATCAGCCGCCATCCTTACATCAATCACCCCCACCCCGTGAAGGCGGTTGTGGCGGGAGAGGATATGAGCAATGAACTGAACCACATCTTCCGTTTGTTGCGGTCCGTCGCGGGAGTGGATTTCACCCATTACAAACCGAACACGATCCGGCGGCGCATCCTGCGGCGCATGGCGGTGCATCGACTACACAAGCTGGAGCAATACGCCACGTACCTCGATCATCATCCGGAAGAAGTGGAAACCCTGTATGAGGATTTGCTCATCAGTGTAACGGGGTTTTTCCGCGACGCCGGCGCCTTTAACATGCTGAAGAAAAAAGTCTTCCCAAACATCATCAACGGACGGCGCAACAGTGATGCGATCCGTATCTGGGTGCCGGGCTGTTCGACGGGTGAGGAGGTCTATTCCCTGGCAATTTTGCTGCTGGAATACCTCGGTGACCGGGCCGGCAATATACCGATCCAGATTTTTGCCACGGACATCAGCGAGCGGGCGCTGGCTAAGGCGCGATCCGGCCTCTTCCCGGAGAATATCGTCACCGAGGTGTCATACCCGAGGCTACGTCGCTACTTCGCCAGGGTGCCGGGCGGCTACCAAATCAGCAAGGTTGTTCGGGAGCTGTGCATCCTGGCGAAACAAAACGTCGCCAAGGACCCGCCTTTTTCGAACCTCGACCTCATCAGTTGCCGCAACGTGTTGATTTACCTCAACCCGCTGCTACAGAAGCGGGTGATCCCGACTTTTCATTATGCGCTCAGACCGAATGGATTCCTCTTCCTGGGTGGGTCCGAGACGACCACCGGCTTCGAGCAACTCTTTGGGCCCGTGGATCGAAAGCACCGGATCTACGTGAAGCGCGCCACGGCGACGCGGCCGGTGGTCGACTTTTCGCCAGGCGATTATCCTGTCAGCGAGGCGGCAACGCCTCGCAAGCCGGCCATTGAAGTGGGGACGGTTGACATACAGCGGGAGGCAGATCGGATTTTGCTGGGTCGCTTTGCGCCGGCCACCGTGCTGATCAACGGAGACATGGAGATCCTGCAATTTCGCGGTCACACGGGTTTGTATCTGGAGCCGGCGCCAGGTTCGGCCAGCCTCAACCTGTTGAAGATGGCGCGCGAAGGGCTGTTCATGGAATTGCGCACCGCTGTTCACAAGGCGCGGAGGCGGGGCGTATCGATTCGGCGCGAAGGGTTGCGCGTCAAATCAAATGGAGGCTCACGCGACGTCAATATTGAAGTGGTGCCGATCAAATCCAACGGTACACGGGAACGGTATTTCCTCGTTCTCTTTGAAGACGGTGACGGTCATCGTCCGCCTGAAGAGGTTGTTACCGGGGTGCGTACTGGGAGAGCGGAGAAGTTGGAGAAGACGACCGTGCGGTTGGAGCAGGAACTAACGGCCACCAAGGAACATATGCAATCGGCGGTCGAAGAATTGGAGGACGCCAACGAGGAACTCAAGGCCGCTAACGAGGAAATCCAGTCGAGCAACGAAGAATTGCAATCGACGAATGAGGAACTGGAGACGGCCAAGGAAGAGTTGCAAAGCACCAACGAAGAGCTGACCACCGTCAATGAGGAGCTGCAGAATCGCAATACTGAATTGGGCCAGAGTAACAACGATCTGATCAATTTACTCACAAGCGTCAACCTGCCGATTCTCATGCTTGGTCCCGATTTACGGGTGCGGCGGATTACGCCGGCCGCGGAGAAAGTGTTGCATGTGGTGCCCACGGATATCGGTCGATTGGTGACGGATTTGCGGCTGCCCATCGATGTGCCGTACCTGGGGCGGATGATTGCCGAGTCGATTGACTCGCTCAGCGTGAAGACCCGCGAGGTGCAGGATCGCGACGGTCACTGGTATCTGTTGCGCATTCGGCCGTACCGGACGACCGAGAACAAGATCGATGGCGCGGTGATCAAGTTGCTGGACATCGACCCGCTCAAGCGCAGTCTCCAGGAGGCCGAGGCGGCCCGCGATTTTGCGAATGCCATCGTGGAAACCGTTCGTGAACCGTTGGTGGTGCTCAATCAGCGCCTGCGCGTCCAGGCGTCGAACCGGGCCTTCCATCGGCTTTTTCACGTTACCAAGGAAGAAACCGAGGGGAAGTTTATCTATGATCTCGGTGGCAAACAATGGAACATCGCGTCGTTGCGGGAACTCCTGGAAGACATTCTGCCCAGGAACTTGCACTTCACGGACTTCGAGGTGGACCACGTGTTCCCGAAGATCGGGCGGCGGATTATGCTATTGAACGCGCGCCGCCTGCAGCGGGACAGGGAAGACACACACATGATTCTGCTGGCGATCGAAGACGTCACGGAACGCAAAAGGCTGGAGAAGGCGGTGCTGGATATCAGTGAAACCGAACAGCAACGCATCGGGCGCGATTTGCACGACGGCCTGGGACAACATCTCACGGGCATCGGTTTCATGAGTGAATCGTTGGAAGATCGCCTGGCAGCCAACGCGCTGCCCGAGGCAGCGGCGCTGGCGGCCAAAGTCACCAGCCGCATCAAAGAAGCCGTCACACAAACGCGCGATTTGGCCAAGGGGTTGTTCCCCGTCGAATTGAAGACCCAGGGCATCGTCCCCGCGCTACAGAAGTTGGCGTTGAACACCGAGAGATTATTTCAGATCACCTGCGACTGCAAAGGCGAGATGTCTCTGCAGATTCGCAACGAGAGTGTATCGCGCCATCTCTACCGCATTGCCCAGGAAGCCGTATTTAATGCGGTGAAACACAGCCAGGGGAAACACATCCATATCCACTTAACCGGGGAAGGCGATCGCGTTACCTTGACGATCAAGGACGACGGCGTCGGCATCAACCGCCGGAAGGTGGATGATGCCGACATGGGGCTGCACATCATGCGGTATCGTGCCAGCGTAATCGGTGGCAAACTGGATATCCGCCGTGGCCCGCACGGCGGCACTATCGTGACGTGCGTTGTCGAAGATGCCGATGGGGGGGGGGGAGGAGGGGATGAAAAGTCAAACCAAGCCAACAGAGAAAGCCGGAAAGCGGCGGGTACTCATCGTCGATGA
- a CDS encoding response regulator transcription factor — MKKAQVSEPQKKPVAKRRGVLLVDDHPAIREGLSNAINQTDDLVVCGEAESAPRAMAEIARLAPDAVLVDISLHNSNGMELIKDIRARYSGKIPVLALSMHDETLYAERVLHAGARGYVMKQESMKMVIEALRKVLTGGIHLSEQMTSRVMGSFAKHGEPAKRPLIESLSDRELEVFELVSEGHGTSEIAELLHLSKKTVSCYQQNIRAKLGLKNAAELVRHAVHWAATASVK; from the coding sequence ATGAAGAAGGCACAGGTGTCCGAGCCGCAGAAAAAACCCGTGGCCAAACGGAGGGGGGTTCTGTTGGTGGACGATCATCCGGCCATCCGTGAGGGCCTGAGCAACGCGATCAACCAGACGGATGATCTGGTGGTTTGCGGGGAGGCCGAGAGTGCCCCCAGGGCCATGGCCGAAATTGCTCGCCTGGCGCCCGATGCCGTGCTCGTCGACATCAGCCTGCACAACAGCAACGGCATGGAGTTAATCAAGGACATCCGCGCCCGCTATTCTGGAAAAATCCCCGTCCTGGCGCTTTCGATGCATGACGAGACACTTTATGCCGAGCGGGTACTTCACGCCGGCGCGCGCGGTTATGTCATGAAACAGGAGTCGATGAAAATGGTCATCGAAGCCCTGCGCAAAGTCCTGACTGGCGGGATCCACCTTAGCGAGCAAATGACCTCGCGGGTCATGGGCTCATTCGCCAAGCACGGCGAACCCGCCAAACGGCCGCTGATTGAGTCGCTCAGTGATCGTGAGCTGGAGGTCTTCGAGTTGGTAAGCGAAGGCCACGGCACCAGTGAAATTGCCGAGCTGCTGCACCTCAGCAAGAAAACGGTTTCCTGCTACCAGCAGAACATCCGCGCGAAGCTGGGTCTTAAGAATGCCGCTGAGTTGGTCCGTCATGCCGTGCATTGGGCGGCCACAGCGTCCGTAAAATGA